From a region of the Cutaneotrichosporon cavernicola HIS019 DNA, chromosome: 7a genome:
- a CDS encoding uncharacterized protein (DNL zinc finger) has protein sequence MTSTLARTFLSRSFVAARQTLVRAPRPVVHSAYVTSGIASPTRWYSSPPNPDSPVLGAPEKEAEGGSTGKQPIGKIEPRLSLTFTCQAGPEKGNPVCGHRSTHEFKRHSYEKGVVLIQCPECKARHLIADNLGWFNEVTGDGKHKNVEDLVKSKGEKVTRGRVNFDGDIEYAPE, from the exons ATGACATCCACATTGGCCCGGACTTTCCTCTCGCGCTCTTTTGTGGCCGCGCGCCAGACACTcgtgcgcgcgcctcggccagTTGTGCACTCGGCATATGTCACTTCTGGAatcgcctcgccgacgaggtggtACTCATCCCCTCCGAACCCCGACTCgcccgtcctcggcgcacCTGAGAAGGAGGCAGAGGGCGGGAGTACCGGCAAACAACCTATTGGGAAGATCGAGCCACGCCTCTCGCTCACGTTCACTTGCCAGGCCGGACCGGAGAAGGGTAATCCCGTGTGTGGGCACCGGTCGACGCACGAATTCAAGCGCCACTCGTACGAAAAGGGGGTTGTTCTCATCCAGTGTCCCGAATGTAAGGCGCGGCACTTGATTGCGGACAACTTGGGGTGGTTTAAT GAAGTCActggcgacggcaagcATAAGAATGTCGAGGACCTGGTCAAGTCAAAGGGCGAGAAGGTTACGCGTGGTCGTGTCAACTTTGACGGCGACATTGAGTATGCGCCAGAGTAA
- the SEY1 gene encoding uncharacterized protein (Cooperates with the reticulon proteins and tubule-shaping DP1 family proteins to generate and maintain the structure of the tubular endoplasmic reticulum network. Has GTPase activity, which is required for its function in ER organization) yields MNHESDPIRANHITPLPEAPSATAAAPAAAPTSPVVRADMTVPAPVPSVTAPVTQDGQLAKIDQLQIIDEAQHFTPNLNKYLTKWDLINSGFDYNVVAVFGSQSTGKSTLLNRLFGTTFDIMDSKRRQQTTKGIWMCPSAYSAALVMDVEGTDGRERGEDQDFERKSALFSLASSEVLIVNIWEHQIGLYQGANLGLLKTVFEVNLSLFGGSAEAAARPKEKTLILFVIRDHSGYTTLTSLADTLKESMAEIWQSLSKPTHLANAKLDTYFDLSFAVLPHKIHQPEKFEADVVELRRRFVDKTRPDYVFQPSYHKRIPADGLNHYMEGVWAQVLANKDLDLPTQQELLAQFRCDELAAGVTELFNVSSKTVRRPIESGKVVAGLGKLMSEWLHVALTSFDAAASRYHPGVYQRKRQDLVTNLHATLSPLYLGELKNTNKAVSAMFVTDLTAALKEPSYDFAEVVSRCTRDARKSFLAVAKESTIEGSGWEYEQELALLDDSLKSIADKSRADETKKMVNGIERTVKRQLYEPVEIALSKPSPTMWDKVLSTYRDVTRSAEQSYLKKAKAYDCTEEENEVALRSLATRSWLALHHKLEEQTADPVVLSTLRDNFEQRFRYDEHGVPRVWRPEDDLEGAFKTARDETLTLLPLFAKVKPKDEELLPKLPVPDATETDSDPENFDPETAFVLVKPSRLSQLEARFKREADAAYVEAKRSMVSSVSQIPLWIYGALVVLGWNEAMAVLFNPLYFAMLLVAAASAYLVLQLGLAGPIFQVTRTVANEVKRIGTEKLREAFAEPAPQRTLEHPHRAESGVNASRPERRGQFEHYELEEK; encoded by the exons ATGAACCACGAATCAGACCCGATTCGGGCAAACCACATTACGCCATTACCAGAAGCGCCCTcggccaccgccgctgcACCTGCAGCAGCCCCGACATCCCCTGTCGTTCGGGCTGATATGACCGTGCCCGCTCCAGTTCCGAGTGTGACTGCGCCAGTCACGCAGGACGGGCAACTTGCCAAGATTGACCAGCTGCAGATCATTGACGAGGCTCAACACTTCAC TCCGAACCTGAACAAGTACTTGACCAAGTGGGATTTGATAAACAGCGGATTCGACTACAATGTTGTCGCCGTGTTTGGGTCCCAGTCGACCGGCAAGTCGACGCTGCTGAACCGCCTGTTTGGCACCACCTTTGACATCATGGACAGCAAACGCCGCCAGCAGACGACCAAGGGTATCTGGATGTGTCCTTCGGCGTACTCGGCGGCCTTAGtcatggacgtcgagggtACGGACGGTCGAGAGCGCGGAGAGGACCAGGACTTTGAGCGCAAGAGTGCGCTCTTCTCCCTCGCGAGCAGCGAGGTCCTAATTGTCAACATCTG GGAGCACCAGATTGGCCTGTACCAGGGTGCAAACCTGGGGCTGCTCAAGACGGTGTTTGAGGTCAATCTGAGTCTCTTTGGAGGAAGCGCGGAGGCTGCGGCCCGCCCCAAGGAGAAGACCCTCATCCTGTTTGTGATTCGCGACCACTCGGGCTACACCACGCTCACCAGTCTGGCCGACACGCTCAAGGAATCGATGGCCGAGATTTGGCAGAGCCTCTCCAAG CCGACTCACCTGGCGaacgccaagctcgacacATACTTTGACCTGTCGTTCGCCGTGCTTCCCCACAAGATCCACCAGCCTGAGAAGTTTGAGGCAGACGTCGTGGAGCTGAGGAGGCGTTTCGTGGACAAGACACGCCCAGACTACGTCTTCCAGCCCTCATACCACAAGCGCATCCCGGCTGATGGCCTCAACCACTACATGGAGGGCGTCTGGGCGCAGGTCCTCGCTAACAAGGACTTGGATCTGCCGACGCAGCAGGAGCTCTTGGCGCAGTTCCGCtgcgacgagctcgcggctGGCGTCACCGAGCTCTTCAACGTCAGCTCCAAGACAGTGCGCAGACCAATCGAGAGCGGCAAGGTTGTCGCTGGTCTCGGCAAGCTCATGTCTGAGTGGCTGCATGTTGCCTTGA CTAGcttcgacgccgccgcctcgcgctaCCACCCTGGCGTGTATCAACGCAAGCGCCAGGATCTTGTGACGAACCTGCACGCAACCCTGTCGCCACTGTACCTgggcgagctcaagaacaCGAACAAGGCCGTGTCGGCCATGTTTGTGACCGACTTGACtgcggcgctcaaggagccTTCGTACGACTTTGCCGAGGTCGTCTCGCGGTGTACGCGTGACGCGCGCAAGtccttcctcgccgtcgcgaaGG AGAGCACCATCGAGGGTTCTGGTTGGGAGTATGAGCAGGAGCTGGCGTTACTGGACGACAGCCTCAAGTCGATCGCGGACAAGTCGCGTGCCGACGAGACCAAGAAGATGGTCAACGGCATCGAGCGCACCGTCAAGAGGCAGCTGTACGAGCCTGTCGAGATCGCGCTCAGCAagccgtcgccgacaatGTGGGACAAGGTCCTCTCGACGTACCGCGACGTGACGAGATCGGCTGAACAATCGTACCTGAAGAAGGCAAAGGCTTACGACTGtaccgaggaggagaacgaggtcgcgctcagAAGCTTGGCGACGCGTTCGTGGCTCGCACTTCACcacaagctcgaggagcagacAGCCGACCCCGTCGTGCTCTCTACGTTACGCGACAACTTTGAGCAGAGATTCCGGTACGACGAGCATGGTGTGCCACGAGTCTGGCGTCCTGAGGatgacctcgagggcgcgttcaagacggcgcgcgacgagacTCTGACGCTTCTCCCCCTCTtcgccaaggtcaagccgaaggacgaggagcttcTGCCAAAGCTGCCAGTGCCAGACGCAACGGAGACCGACTCGGACCCCGAGAATTTCGACCCCGAGACAGCGTTTGTACTTGTCAAGCCGTCCCGCCTCTCGCAGCTCGAAGCGCGCttcaagcgcgaggcggacgcggcctacgtcgaggccaagcggAGCATGGTATCGAGCGTCTCCCAGATCCCCTTGTGGATCTATGgtgccctcgtcgtcctggGCTGGAATGAGGCCATGGCCGTTCTCTTCAATCCACTGTACTTTGccatgctcctcgtcgcggcggccagcgcGTACCTTgtcctccagctcggcctcgccggTCCCATCTTCCAGGTCACGCGCACGGTTGCGAACGAGGTCAAGAGGATAGGAACCGAgaagctgcgcgaggcATTTGCCGAGCCGGCGCCGCAGCGCACTCTCGAGCACCCACACCGCGCCGAGTCGGGGGTCAACGCCAGCCGTCCCGAGAGACGGGGCCAGTTTGAGCATtacgagctcgaggagaagtAG
- a CDS encoding uncharacterized protein (Glycosyltransferase sugar-binding region containing DXD motif), whose product MISHIRRLGASNTRRSLMGGTVLFLLLLLFIVQYNRPLWSPWATSSNIPDIRSPSAVPPSRFPTVNGANILGKLPQPLAPKAGMRVPNVVHYVYGLKPVRNGEQVPPLPYYAYLGMRSALVNLKPDKIYFHYQNEPTGPWWDLIKPHLTLIKVKAPDTIYGREVNHFAHKADLVRLWVLERMGGIYLDIDMFIVRDFDDLLYASTTMGMEASPDSRRTEMQPTGLCNGVIIAEPHAPFIKNWLKTYVTFNGDNWAGHSVDKPWELAQLFPDQIQVLNSKAMFWPLWSGDEIKIVHTEDGYDWSKQYSYHAWESLAMGYLSNLNPRDIRTKSTSFHRLVRPAVGPTDEEVYSRLD is encoded by the exons ATGATCTCCCATATCCGGCGTCTAGGC GCATCCAACACCCGCCGCTCTCTTATGGGAGGCaccgtcctcttcctcctcctcctcctttTCATCGTCCAATATAACCGCCCGCTCTGGTCGCCATGGGCCACGTCGTCCAACATCCCAGACATCCGATCGCCATCTGCAGTACCCCCCTCGCGCTTCCCGACCGTCAATGGGGCTAATATTCTCGGTAAACTTCCACAGCCACTCGCCCCAAAGGCCGGAATGCGCGTACCTAATGTCGTGCACTACGTTTATGGGCTCAAGCCAGTACGCAATGGCGAACAGGTGCCCCCTCTGCCGTACTATGCGTACCTTGGGATGAGGAGTGCGTTGGTCAATCTCAAGCCAGACAAGATATACTT CCACTACCAGAACGAACCCACCGGCCCGTGGTGGGACCTCATCAAGCCCCACCTGACCCTCATCAAGGTCAAGGCTCCCGACACAATCTATGGCCGCGAAGTAAATCATTTCGCACACAAGGCCGACTTGGTCCGCCTGTGGGTCCTCGAGCGAATGGGTGGCATCTAcctcgacattgacatGTTCAT CGTCcgcgactttgacgacCTCCTGTACGCCTCGACAACCATGGGCATGGAGGCCAGTCCCGATTCCCGGCGTACCGAAATGCAGCCTACGGGGTTGTGTAATGGGGTTATTATTGCCGAACCACATGCGCCGTTTATTAAGAATTGGCTCAAGACGTACGTCACGTTTAATGGGGATAATTGGGCTGGACATTCAGTCGACAAACCTTGGGAACTGGCACAGTTGTTCCCAGACCAAATCCAGGTTCTCAATTCAAAGGCCATGTTTTGGCCTCTATGGAGCGGAGACGAGATTAAAATCGTACACACAGAGGATGGGTACGATTGGTCAAAACAGTATTC ATACCATGCTTGGGAGTCGCTCGCGATGGGTTACCTCTCCAACCTCAATCCCCGCGATATCCGAACAAAGTCGACCAGCTTCCACCGTCTCGTTCGGCCAGCCGTCGGACCAACAGATGAAGAGGTGTACAGCAGGCTCGACTAG
- a CDS encoding uncharacterized protein (Acetyl-coenzyme A synthetase N-terminus), with amino-acid sequence MYFPEQRHLQDDVHKESLQNPEEFWMHQADQLYWHKRPERAIKMGKRNLKSGKSHTTWEWFPGGEISTCYNAVDRHVVAGRGNWPAIHYDSPVTRTKRTITYANLLEDVEVTAGFLREQGVKKGDVVLVYMPQIPAAITAILAANRLGATHCVVFGGFSGPALGQRIDAVKPDVILTASCGIDGNKPAIPYGPLVHDGIKEATHKPKRVIIYQRTQAPWVIDEARGERSWQDLWYSAKARGVRAEAVPVASTDPVYISHTSGTTGAPKGVVRDSGGHAVGLHLSIAMVFGVPGPGGCVFSASDIGWVLGHAFIMMSPLLAGAATVLYEGKPVGTPDASAFWRIIEEYQVTMLYCAPTALRAIKRDDPDARFISKYGDRGGLRSLKGLFLAGERSEPSIIVEYQEFLNQYASPGAQVIDNWWSTEVGSPITSRTLMPHAGFDRTTKIDNHPPALLKPGSAGKAMPGYNIKVVDDDGKPVNAGEMGNIVLGLPLPPTAFRSLWQDDERFYKGYLERFGGELMDTGDAGYIDKDGYVHVMARNDDVLNVSAHRLSSAAIEQALASHPLVAEGCVVAIPDALKGELPFAFVTLAVPDHPTSAIPDEALQKELQGLVRSGVGAIASLGGVIQGSGMIPKTRSGKTLRRVLRELLANAAEGEFDAAVTVPSTVEDAAAVEVAREKIREYFKVKGGAHKAVHTRTPRARL; translated from the exons ATGTATTTCCCCGAGCAGCGTCACCTCCAGGACGATGTCCACAAGGAGTCTCTCCAGAACCCCGAGGAGTTCTGGATGCACCAGGCCGACCAGCTGTACTGGCACAAGCGGCCCGAGCGCGCCATCAAGATGGGCAAGCGCAACCTCAAGAGCGGTAAGAGCCACACCACCTGGGAGTGGTTTCCCGGAGGCGAGATCAGCACCTGCTACAACGCCGTTGACCGTCACGTCGTTGCCGGTCGCGGCAACTGGCCTGCCATTCACTACGACTCGCCAGTCACCCGCACCAAGCGCACCATCACCTacgccaacctcctcgaggacgtaGAGGTGACCGCTGGCTTCCTCCGCGAGCAGGGTGTCAAGAAGGGCGATGTTGTCCTCGTCTACA TGCCTCAGATCCCGGCCGCCATCACCGCCATCCTGGCTGCcaaccgcctcggcgccactCACTGCGTCGTCTTTGGTGGCTTCTCCGGCCCGGCCCTTGGTCAGCgcatcgacgccgtcaagcCCGACGTCATCCTCACCGCCTCGTGTGGTATCGATGGCAACAAGCCCGCCATCCCCTACGGCCCCCTGGTTCACGATGGTATCAAGGAGGCCACCCACAAGCCTAAGCGTGTCATCATCTACCAGCGCACGCAGGCTCCTTGGGTCATTGACGAGGCCCGTGGCGAGCGCAGCTGGCAGGACCTCTGGTACAGCGCCAAGGCTCGCGGCGTCCGCGCAGAAGCCGTCCCTGTCGCCTCGACCGACCCCGTCTACATCTCGCACACTTCGGGCACTACTGGTGCGCCCAAGGGTGTTGTGCGTGACTCGGGTGGCCACGCTGTCGGCCTTCACCTCTCGATTGCCATGGTGTTCGGTGTCCCCGGTCCTGGCGGATGCGTCTTTTCGGCCTCGGACATTGGATGGGTCCTTGGTCACGCGTTTATCATGATGTCGCCCCTTTTGGCTGGTGCCGCGACTGTCCTTTACGAGGGCAAGCCTGTTGGCACCCCCGATGCGTCCGCCTTCTGGCGCATCATTGAGGAGTACCAGGTCACCATGCTTTACTGCGCTCCCACAGCCCTCCGCGCCatcaagcgcgacgaccCTGACGCCCGCTTCATCTCCAAGTACGGCGACCGTGGGGGTCTCCGCTCCCTCAAGGGTCTTTTCCTTGCCGGCGAGCGCTCCGAGCCTTCGATCATTGTCGAGTACCAGGAGTTCCTCAACCAGTACGCCTCCCCTGGTGCTCAGGTCATCGACAACTGGTGGTCGACCGAGGTCGGCTCGCCCATCACGTCGCGCACCCTCATGCCCCACGCCGGCTTTGACCGTACCACCAAGATCGACAACCACCCTCCCGCCCTGCTCAAGCCCGGTTCGGCTGGCAAGGCCATGCCTGGTTACAACATCAAGGTTGTCGACGATGATGGCAAGCCCGTTAACGCCGGTGAGATGGGTAACAttgtcctcggccttcccctccctcccaccgCCTTCCGCTCTCTCTGgcaggacgacgagcgcttCTACAAGGGTTACCTTGAGCGCTTCGGTGGCGAGCTCATGGACACTGGTGACGCGGGTTACATTGACAAGGACGGCTACGTTCACGTCATGGCGCGcaacgacgacgtcctcaACGTCTCGGCTCACCGTCTGTCCTCTGCTGCGATCGAGCAGGCCCTGGCCTCGCACCCCTTGGTTGCCGAGGGCTGTGTTGTCGCGATTcccgacgcgctcaagggcgagctTCCGTTCGCCTTTGTGACCCTCGCCGTTCCCGATCACCCGACTAGCGCGATCCCCGACGAGGCTCTCCAGAAGGAGCTGCAGGGTCTGGTCCGTTCGGGAGTGGGTGCGATCGCCTCGCTTGGCGGTGTCATCCAGGGCTCGGGCATGATCCCCAAGACGCGTTCCGGCAAGACTCTCCGTCGTGTCCTTCGCGAGCTGCTTGCCAACGCTGCCGAGGGTGAATTTGACGCTGCGGTCACCGTCCCCTCGacggtcgaggacgccgccgccgtcgaggttgcGCGCGAGAAGATCCGCGAGTACTTCAAGGTCAAGGGTGGGGCGCACAAGGCCGTCCACACCCGCAccccgcgcgcgcgtctgTAA
- the COX4 gene encoding uncharacterized protein (Cytochrome c oxidase polypeptide iv, mitochondrial), which translates to MVALLRSFRAVARPALALPKVQVARAFSASALRSAGAGPPQLIGDGVKAGEVPTDRQQATGIERFELIGKAEGVDVFDMAPLPSDRIGTLQNPIEVLSFYPERHVGCTGSPADSHETVWLHVTKELKNHRCPECGSVYTLNFEPNADYESHHH; encoded by the exons ATggtcgccctcctccgctccttccgcgccgtcgcccgccccgcccttgccctccccAAGGTCCAGGTCGCTCgcgccttctcggcctcggccctcCGCAGCGCCGGCGCTGGTCCCCCTCAGCTCATTGGTGACG GTGTCAAGGCTGGAGAGGTCCCCACCGA CCGCCAGCAGGCTACTGGTATCGAGCGCTTCGAGCTCAtcggcaaggccgagggcgttgaCGTCTTCGACATGGCCCCGCTCCCCTCGGACCGCATTGGCACTCTCCAGAACCCCATTGAGGTTCTCTCCTTC TACCCCGAGCGCCACGTTGGCTGCACTGGCTCGCCCGCCGACTCGCACGAGACGGTCTGGCTCCACGTCaccaaggagctcaagaaCCACCGTTGCCCCGAGTGTGGTTCGG TCTACACTCTCAACTTTGAGCCCAACGCCGACTACGAGTCCCACCACCACTAG
- a CDS encoding uncharacterized protein (Flavin reductase like domain) — translation MYHSARRPFKETEAERPPFDHERSFDMMQTPDTQFKVGQGLNKLPNAHKFAHDNAEWRDIIPESLGLGERYKLLVTAITPRPVAFVSSMSKEGHHNLAPFSYFNMVSHNPPTIMVSIQNNPSGRDGKKGIRQSDTITPPFVAESAFSMECELVHSHEIVSDDKSIVYTMVLGRVKRIHAKEFIFDPKDKYRVLPEALMPVARLGGLTFARVVQGYDLARPRWEEVKDTDEAKDAMGRL, via the exons ATGTATCACTCCGCGCGCCGTCCGTTCAAGG AAACCGAGGCGGAGCGTCCGCCGTTCGACCATGAACGGTCGTTTGATATGATGCAGACGCCTGATACGCAATTCAAGGTCGGGCAGGGGCTGAACAAGCTA CCCAACGCACACAAGTTTGCACACGACAACGCTGAATGGCGGGACATTATCCCCGAGTCTCTCGGTTTAGGCGAACGATACAAGCTGCTAGTAACAGCCATAACGCCTCGTCCTGTCGCCTTTGTTTCGTCCATGAGCAAGGAGGGGCACCACAACCTCGCCCCGTTCTCGTACTTTAACATGGTGTCGCATAACCCGCCGACGATCATGGTGTCGATACAGAATAACCCGTCCGGGCGGGACGGGAAGAAAGGTATT CGCCAGTCTGA cacGATTACACCCCCGTTCGTCGCCGAGTCAGCGTTCTCGATGGAATGCGAGCTGGTCCATTCGCACGAAATCGTCAGTGACGACAAGTCGATCGTGTACACCATGGTGCTTGGGCGCGTCAAGCGGATCCACGCG AAAGAGTTTATCTTTGACCCAAAGGACAAGTATCGGGTTTTGCCAGAGGCCCTGATGCCCGTGGCGCGTCTTGGAGGCTTAAC CTTTGCGCGTGTGGTCCA GGGATACGACCTGGCGCGTCCACGTTGGGAAGAGGTCAAGGATACtgacgaggccaaggatgCAATGGGCAGGCTCTAA
- the SPC25 gene encoding uncharacterized protein (Chromosome segregation protein Spc25), whose product MATIIFPKLSLKESLNRAPGAPAFELGFEAFQDKMVAFTEAIDAYVLREKEAISQSAAQHTAAVRNLHAEKEDTEARIEDARAREREMLENIEAERHHLTGLTASVGRLHSQLNKLREQGSTLDGELSGVRREVGVERATKERQVKILSDMGGADETQLAILEGALGLKIAGVADGRLLFTFTLIDSAKPYREFCFVLDVKDEYAVPLCDPPIATGELVAQLNADRDLGAFVRRVRAAFVAHAAR is encoded by the exons ATGGCCACAATAATCTTCCCCAAGTTATCGCTCAAGGAGAGCCTCAACCGCGCGCCTGGTGCGCCGGCGTTCGAACTCGGCTTTGAGGCGTTCCAAGACAAGATGGTCGCCTTCACCGAGGCGATCGACGCGTACGTCCTacgcgagaaggaggccaTCTCGCAGAGCGCGGCGCAACacaccgccgccgtgcGTAACCTACACGCGGAAAAGGAAGATACCGAGGCGCGTATTGAAGATGCGCGTGCGAgggagcgcgagatgcTCGAGA ATATCGAGGCTGAGCGTCACCACCTCACCGGTCTGACGGCGAGTGTTGGAAGGTTGCATTCGCAGCTCAACAAACTTCGCGAACAGGGGTCGACGCTGGATGGCGAATTGTCGGGAGTACGTCGCGAggtcggggttgagcgCGCCACAAAGGAACGCCAGGTCAAGATACTGAGCGACATGGGgggcgccgacgagacgCAACTTGCTATACTTGAGGGTGCGCTTGGGCTGAAGATTGCCGGCGTCGCGG ACGGCCGCCTGTTGTTCACGTTCACCCTCATCGACTCGGCCAAGCCCTACCGCGAGTTCTgcttcgtcctcgacgtcaaggacgagtATGCCGTACCACTGTGCGACCCACCAATCGCGACGGGCGAACTGGTGGCGCAGCTCAACGCCGACAGGGACCTTGGCGCGTTTGTGCGGCGAG ttCGCGCTGCGTTTGTTGCCCACGCCGCGCGATAG
- a CDS encoding uncharacterized protein (Required for mitochondrial cytochrome c oxidase (COX) assembly and respiration), with protein sequence MHAPLGVPHRQVACAELIEAIEECHARGMIPKFLGACNSHKLALNMCLRQERIDRTARNREASKVRTRKKEEAWARLDAERAEAQKA encoded by the exons ATGCACGCCCCTCTCGGAGTACCACATCGCCAGGTTG CCTGCGCAGAGCTCATCGAGGCAATTGAGGAGTGTCATGCGCGCGGGATGATTCCCAAGTTCTTGGGCGCGTGTAATTCCCACAAGCTCGCGCTGAACATGTGTTTGCGGCAGGAG CGCATCGACCGCACGGCACGCAACCGCGAGGCGAGCAAGGTCCGTACCCGGAAaaaggaggaggcgtggGCACGGctggacgccgagcgcgcagAGGCGCAAAAGGCGTAG